Proteins co-encoded in one Dama dama isolate Ldn47 chromosome 2, ASM3311817v1, whole genome shotgun sequence genomic window:
- the LOC133068550 gene encoding PRAME family member 8-like, with the protein MNLRNTLESNQDSNQRRLRMSVHNPPRLVTLAAIGLLRDEPSAISALECLPRELYPPVFMAAVFGRRRETLKAMVPAWPFACLPLGGLMQKPHQGTLQAVLDGLDVLLAQKVHPRRCKLRVLDLRNTGQDFWNMWSGGKDHMPSSSLLAPVAEDMSRIRHALTPLEVYIELCLEKKPLEKFLTYLFRWVEQRKASIHLCCKKMKIISMSKENMKEVLRMVKLGCVQKVKLSFTQKLSTLAQFAPLLGQMSNVQSLIFSHIRGSAVEEQDHQDLLQLTSQILQLRDLRDLRMEAPSFLEGCLYHMLRCLKTPLDNISITNCLLTESDLTHLSWCPKLCQLKGLNLSGVTLTDFSPELLLVLLEKVAGTLEELDLNLCGITDIHLMAFLPALSRCSQLRSLSMCGNLISMAILESLLRHTDRLPDLSLELYPAPQESYSSLGVLHLERLAQIKAELRVILTDLERPRKIWTALFRLRWVFPAAGFLELRCTRLPLLAVPGPPLRCVSRSGAQAPAHRLNSCHPWVQQLPLTGLVTLRRETYSWARVELASPAL; encoded by the exons ATGAACCTGAGGAACACTCTGGAATCCAATCAG GATTCCAATCAGAGAAGACTCAGGATGAGTGTTCACAACCCTCCCAGACTTGTGACCTTGGCAGCAATTGGCCTGCTGAGAGACGAGCCCTCAGCCATCTCCGCTTTGGAGTGTCTGCCCAGAGAGCTCTACCCGCCAGTCTTCATGGCTGCCGTCTTTGGCCGACGCAGGGAGACCCTGAAGGCCATGGTGCCTGCCTGGCCCTTTGCCTGCCTGCCTCTCGGGGGCCTGATGCAAAAGCCCCACCAAGGAACCTTACAAGCAGTGCTGGATGGCCTTGATGTCCTGCTTGCCCAGAAGGTTCACCCCAG GAGGTGCAAGCTGCGAGTGCTGGACTTAAGGAATACCGGCCAGGACTTCTGGAACATGTGGTCTGGAGGCAAGGACCACATGCCCTCAAGCTCACTGCTGGCCCCAGTGGCTGAGGACATGTCCAGGATAAGGCACGCCTTGACTCCCTTAGAAGTGTACATAGAACTTTGTCTTGAGAAAAAGCCCCTGGAGAAATTCCTCACCTACCTCTTCAGGTGGGTGGAGCAACGAAAAGCCTCCATACACCTGTGCTGTAAGAAGATGAAGATTATTTCAATGTCCAAGGAAAATATGAAGGAAGTTCTCAGGATGGTGAAGCTGGGCTGTGTACAGAAGGTGAAACTGAGTTTCACCCAGAAGCTGTCGACCCTGGCCCAGTTTGCTCCTCTCCTGGGTCAGATGAGCAACGTTCAGAGTCTCATTTTCTCCCACATTCGTGGGTCTGCTGTTGAGGAGCAGGACCATCAGGATCTTCTGCAATTGACCTCTCAGATCCTCCAGCTGAGGGACCTCCGGGACCTCCGTATGGAAGCTCCATCTTTCCTTGAAGGCTGTCTGTACCACATGCTCAG gtgCTTGAAGACCCCCTTGGACAACATCTCAATCACCAACTGCCTGCTTACAGAATCAGacctgacccatctgtcttggtgTCCAAAACTCTGTCAGCTGAAGGGCCTGAATCTTAGTGGTGTTACCCTGACAGACTTTAGTCCCGAGCTCCTTCTAGTTCTGCTGGAGAAAGTTGCAGGCACTCTGGAAGAACTGGACTTAAATCTGTGTGGGATCACGGACATCCACCTCATGGCCTTTTTGCCTGCCCTGAGCCGCTGCTCCCAGCTCAGGAGCCTCAGCATGTGTGGAAACCTCATCTCCATGGCCATCCTGGAGAGTCTCCTGCGTCACACTGACAGGCTCCCCGATTTAAGTTTAGAGCTTTATCCGGCCCCTCAGGAGAGTTACAGCTCTCTGGGTGTCCTTCACTTGGAGAGACTTGCTCAGATAAAGGCTGAGCTGAGGGTGATCCTTACAGACTTAGAACGTCCCAGGAAGATCTGG ACTGCTTTGTTTCGGCTccgctgggtcttccctgctgcagGCTTCCTCGAGCTGCGGTGCACACGGCTGCCCCTCCTCGCGGTGCCCGGGCCTCCGCTGCGGTGCGTCTCTcgttctggagcacaggctccagcccACAGGCTGAACAGCTGCCACCCGTGGGTTCAGCAGTTGCcgctcacgggcttagttaccCTGCGGCGTGAGACGTATTCCTGGGCCAGGGTTGAActggcatcccctgcattgtaa